The Ignavibacteriales bacterium genome has a segment encoding these proteins:
- the prmC gene encoding peptide chain release factor N(5)-glutamine methyltransferase, producing MLTVLESLKLSSEYLDKKGIESARLNADLLLAEILKCKRLDLYLKFDQPLKENEIDKYREWIGRRGKYEPLQYIIGKVEFYGLEFKVTRDVLIPRAETEILVEEIIKFCKDKTGLHILDIGTGSGNIPVALARNLEDVEITAVDVSAKALEVAKENAILNNAESRIKFIHSDVAHLPREAGLFDLVISNPPYISAEEYPTLQKEIKDYEPTIALTDSNDGLDFYRMITEKSKSFLKIGGKIFFEIGKDQFEDVEKILSGNDFCNIEIIKDYQQIERVISGELK from the coding sequence ATGCTCACTGTTCTGGAGTCCTTGAAATTATCTTCCGAATATCTTGATAAGAAAGGAATTGAATCGGCACGATTGAATGCCGATCTTTTACTTGCTGAAATACTAAAATGCAAGCGTTTAGATTTATACTTAAAGTTCGATCAACCGTTGAAAGAAAATGAGATTGATAAATACCGCGAATGGATTGGCAGAAGAGGAAAATATGAACCGCTCCAGTATATTATCGGCAAAGTTGAATTTTATGGTCTGGAATTTAAAGTAACTCGGGACGTTCTAATCCCGCGCGCCGAAACTGAGATCCTTGTTGAAGAAATTATAAAGTTTTGTAAAGATAAAACCGGTTTGCATATTTTAGATATTGGTACGGGAAGCGGAAACATTCCGGTTGCACTGGCAAGAAATTTAGAGGATGTAGAGATTACTGCGGTTGACGTTTCTGCTAAAGCACTCGAAGTTGCAAAAGAAAATGCTATTCTGAACAATGCCGAATCTCGGATTAAATTTATTCATTCAGACGTTGCTCACTTACCAAGAGAGGCTGGTTTATTCGATCTTGTCATATCGAATCCACCGTACATAAGTGCGGAAGAATATCCTACGCTGCAAAAGGAGATCAAAGATTATGAACCAACTATCGCATTGACTGATTCTAATGACGGTCTCGATTTTTATAGAATGATTACCGAGAAATCTAAATCATTTCTGAAAATTGGGGGTAAAATATTTTTTGAAATTGGAAAAGATCAGTTTGAAGATGTTGAGAAAATCCTTTCTGGAAATGATTTCTGTAATATTGAGATCATAAAAGATTATCAGCAAATTGAACGGGTAATATCGGGAGAGTTGAAATGA
- a CDS encoding DNA internalization-related competence protein ComEC/Rec2 — translation MNNYPLIRFVIIFIVGIIAQSILHLPISIIIILFTLLLGFTISLLIIKKEKLEFVKSILLYSSILLFGTVYLGLFNQTEVRYPFPEPKYSNAKIDGTINRLELKRDGRINLYLISSSVKIKEKIYVEKYNLLCSIYDDNKKTEKLFNGFSVGNKISIKGTVQQPRSERNPGEFDYEKYLNSKGIVAIVNVYNTDSVKSISKEMSVVKNLIFQIRKTVDEQISILHNKTTSALLRGLILADRSLIDYQVNDYFINAGVVHVLSVSGLHVGYIVLIFLVLFNRFNIYTRYLLTFVGLLFYLIITGADAPVFRSTLMALVLLAAPLTGRDYNSLNSLSFSALIILLISPNELFNPSFQLSFSAILSLIIIYPPLKKFIDNLHIKPKALNWIVIFCMTSIAAQLGTLPFTLTYFHRLSVSALLANFVVIPVSGAIVALGILSIVIGSVSHWIGSVFASANELMTYFTYWFVQLLGKKEYSYITINQFSVYDAVIFYLILTQIFYILKKFVTSSAKIIAVFASITLMVLLMRFDNYDLMPKNTLSVMAIDVGQGDAFLIKFPNMKTALIDAGDRTEYFDNGSRVILPLLDKLEIDTLDYAFISHVDSDHYRGMEAIVKEHRIKMIYKPKIDSSSASDLEFEKLLRTQNYKPYYYSKKIISIGNSRIYVLNDTINNYFESQNSNDRSGMFKLVAGRTSFLLTGDASVTAEANYLNTYKSFLRSNVLKIGHHGSKSSSSDEFIKNVKPEIAIISAGIANKFRHPSKVVLEKLTANDIRIYRTDKNGALLFQSDGRSITPINWKQMKAGFNY, via the coding sequence TTGAATAATTATCCGCTCATAAGGTTTGTAATAATCTTTATAGTTGGAATTATAGCTCAATCAATTTTGCACTTACCCATTTCTATAATAATAATTCTTTTTACTCTTCTGCTCGGCTTCACAATTAGTCTGCTCATTATCAAGAAAGAAAAACTGGAATTCGTCAAGAGCATTTTGCTTTATTCTTCAATTCTGTTATTCGGCACGGTCTATCTCGGCTTATTCAATCAAACTGAAGTTCGTTATCCATTCCCGGAGCCAAAATATTCAAATGCAAAAATTGATGGAACCATTAATCGATTGGAATTAAAACGAGATGGTAGGATTAATCTATATCTAATCAGTAGCTCTGTTAAAATAAAAGAAAAGATTTATGTTGAAAAATATAATCTCCTCTGCTCCATTTATGATGACAACAAAAAAACAGAAAAATTATTTAATGGGTTCTCCGTTGGGAACAAGATAAGTATTAAAGGAACTGTGCAGCAGCCGAGGAGCGAGAGAAATCCAGGTGAGTTTGACTATGAAAAATATCTCAACAGCAAAGGAATTGTCGCAATTGTAAATGTTTATAATACCGATAGTGTAAAGTCCATTTCTAAAGAAATGTCTGTTGTGAAGAATTTAATTTTTCAAATTAGGAAAACGGTAGATGAACAAATCAGCATTCTTCATAACAAAACTACCAGCGCTCTATTGCGAGGATTAATTCTTGCCGACAGAAGTTTAATTGATTATCAGGTTAATGATTATTTTATAAATGCAGGTGTTGTACATGTTCTTTCGGTCTCCGGTTTGCATGTCGGATATATAGTTCTGATCTTTTTGGTACTCTTCAATCGCTTCAATATTTACACGCGCTATTTGCTAACATTTGTTGGATTACTGTTCTATCTAATTATAACCGGTGCAGATGCGCCTGTGTTCAGATCAACATTAATGGCGTTAGTATTGCTTGCGGCTCCGTTAACCGGAAGAGATTACAACAGCTTAAATTCACTCTCATTTTCCGCTCTGATTATTTTGCTGATAAGTCCTAATGAATTATTTAATCCAAGTTTTCAGTTATCATTTTCGGCAATCTTATCGCTCATTATTATTTATCCGCCGCTTAAAAAGTTTATTGATAATCTTCATATCAAACCAAAAGCACTTAATTGGATTGTTATATTTTGTATGACATCAATTGCGGCACAGCTTGGAACTCTTCCGTTCACTCTTACATATTTTCATAGGCTTTCGGTTTCGGCGCTTTTAGCAAATTTCGTTGTCATTCCGGTTTCGGGTGCAATTGTTGCTCTTGGTATATTATCCATTGTAATTGGTTCAGTATCGCATTGGATCGGTTCAGTATTTGCTTCTGCAAACGAACTGATGACATATTTTACTTATTGGTTTGTCCAATTATTAGGAAAGAAAGAATATTCATATATAACCATAAATCAATTTTCGGTTTATGATGCTGTAATCTTTTACTTAATCCTAACCCAAATCTTTTACATACTCAAAAAATTTGTCACTTCATCCGCAAAAATAATTGCGGTTTTTGCTTCAATAACACTCATGGTATTGCTAATGCGTTTTGATAATTATGATTTGATGCCGAAGAATACTCTATCGGTTATGGCAATAGATGTTGGGCAAGGAGATGCATTTCTAATAAAATTCCCTAATATGAAAACAGCGTTGATCGATGCCGGCGACAGAACCGAATATTTTGACAACGGAAGCCGGGTAATTCTTCCGCTTCTTGATAAACTTGAAATTGATACACTTGATTATGCGTTTATCTCGCACGTTGATTCTGACCATTATAGGGGAATGGAAGCAATTGTAAAGGAACACCGAATAAAAATGATCTACAAACCTAAAATTGATTCTTCATCAGCAAGTGATTTAGAGTTCGAAAAATTATTGCGCACTCAGAACTATAAGCCGTATTATTATTCCAAAAAGATTATTTCGATTGGGAATTCGCGTATTTATGTTTTGAATGACACAATAAACAATTATTTTGAATCTCAAAATTCTAATGATAGAAGCGGAATGTTCAAATTAGTTGCCGGTCGTACTTCATTTCTTCTCACAGGCGATGCAAGCGTAACAGCTGAAGCTAATTATCTTAATACTTATAAATCTTTTCTGCGGTCGAATGTTTTGAAGATTGGTCACCATGGAAGCAAATCAAGTTCAAGTGATGAATTTATAAAAAATGTGAAGCCGGAAATTGCGATTATAAGTGCGGGAATAGCTAACAAATTCCGGCACCCAAGTAAAGTAGTATTGGAAAAGTTGACTGCAAATGATATCCGGATTTATCGCACAGATAAAAACGGTGCATTATTATTCCAATCCGATGGCAGATCGATTACCCCAATTAATTGGAAGCAGATGAAAGCCGGTTTTAATTATTAA
- the murB gene encoding UDP-N-acetylmuramate dehydrogenase, producing MLIEENVSLKRYNSFGVDANARYFVEIKTEDDLQELLTNHEFKNERKLFLGGGSNILFTNDYDGLIAKISTKGNRVVEENDKEVLVESAAGEKWNDFVTYCVEKGFYGVENLSLIPGTVGAAPIQNIGAYGAELKDVFVSLDGIMIDSGEKKSFSKQECQFDYRDSIFKKKYKNSFLITKVVLRLKKEQNFNLNYRAFQSYLKPGEQNKLTLREMSELVKRIRRDKLPNPQKYGNAGSFFKNPEVDLKKIHELQEKFIDLVHFKVEEDKYKISAGWLIEKCGFRGKNIGKVGTYKKQALVIINFGGATGEEIKKFSESIQKAVQNKFGINLNPEVNIY from the coding sequence ATGCTAATAGAAGAAAACGTTTCGCTTAAAAGATATAATTCATTCGGTGTGGATGCTAACGCCCGGTATTTTGTAGAAATCAAAACTGAAGATGATCTGCAAGAATTACTAACAAATCATGAATTCAAAAATGAGAGAAAATTATTTCTCGGTGGGGGAAGCAACATTCTCTTCACAAATGATTACGACGGACTTATTGCAAAAATTTCTACAAAAGGGAATAGAGTAGTTGAGGAAAACGATAAAGAGGTTCTAGTAGAATCGGCAGCCGGTGAAAAGTGGAATGATTTTGTAACATACTGTGTAGAAAAGGGTTTTTACGGAGTTGAGAACTTATCATTAATACCGGGAACAGTTGGAGCTGCGCCAATCCAAAATATAGGCGCATACGGTGCTGAATTGAAGGATGTTTTTGTATCATTAGACGGGATAATGATTGATTCCGGAGAAAAAAAATCTTTCAGTAAACAAGAATGCCAATTTGATTACCGCGATAGTATCTTCAAAAAAAAATATAAGAACAGCTTTCTGATTACAAAAGTTGTCTTACGGTTGAAGAAAGAACAGAATTTCAATCTAAACTACCGGGCGTTTCAATCGTATCTTAAACCGGGTGAGCAAAATAAATTAACTCTAAGAGAAATGAGTGAGCTGGTTAAAAGGATAAGACGAGATAAACTACCTAACCCACAGAAATACGGTAACGCCGGAAGCTTCTTCAAAAATCCCGAAGTTGATCTGAAGAAAATCCATGAACTTCAAGAAAAATTTATTGACCTTGTCCATTTTAAAGTGGAAGAAGATAAATACAAAATATCAGCCGGTTGGTTAATTGAGAAATGCGGATTTAGAGGCAAAAATATTGGTAAGGTCGGCACATACAAAAAACAAGCATTGGTGATAATAAATTTCGGCGGAGCTACAGGGGAAGAGATCAAAAAATTTTCGGAAAGTATTCAGAAAGCGGTACAAAATAAATTCGGTATAAATCTAAATCCAGAAGTAAATATTTATTAA
- a CDS encoding MFS transporter: MDLLVSVIGLALITYFVILLGATRLAIKKGFNAIAMFLLAAIVPPIAVIIVLFIYGRAEVERDEKNTFTNIIWEVTQPFIDLTHTSRALLGLNISYILEGLTYFGVVGLLAIYFNDYIKLDDIRAGNMVGILTGGITLSMLFLGATVDIVGVRKALLYALSFMFLGRILLSTAPHLGSTGLFGSAHIYSMLGMLGVVIGYGMYQPAAYAAVKKFTNENTAAMGYAMLYALMNLGGFLPGLISPPIRRASSILGVFWVYVGLTVAGIAVVYFIMTKKAIAKATEIAAKEKNIDQKEDEDELAKMTAKEKLKFYLKNFPLKDKRFLFFIFALIPVQTLFAHNWLTIPQYTSRAFAGFVKDNFEFFVNLNPILIFILTPMIAALTSKKNAYTMMIIGTFVMASPTFILALGPNLNTLIAYIIIMTIGEAMWQPRFLQWVAEIAPRNMTGIYMGIGQFPWFLTKVVTSLYSGWFLMHYCPSPEQTPSVPMNTEFMWLIYGFIAILSPVFLIIGRKWMMKGFKTKHAE, translated from the coding sequence ATGGATCTACTTGTTTCAGTAATCGGTCTTGCTTTGATTACTTACTTTGTTATTCTGCTCGGTGCTACACGATTAGCAATTAAAAAGGGATTTAATGCTATAGCAATGTTTTTATTAGCAGCCATTGTTCCACCTATTGCTGTAATAATTGTTCTTTTTATTTATGGAAGAGCGGAAGTTGAACGAGATGAAAAAAATACTTTTACTAATATCATTTGGGAAGTAACTCAACCCTTTATAGACCTTACGCATACTTCCCGTGCATTACTCGGTTTAAATATTTCATACATACTGGAAGGTTTAACTTACTTTGGTGTTGTTGGACTTCTTGCAATTTACTTCAACGATTATATCAAACTAGACGACATCCGCGCCGGAAATATGGTAGGTATTCTAACTGGTGGAATTACATTAAGTATGCTATTTCTCGGAGCCACAGTTGATATTGTCGGAGTACGCAAAGCTCTATTGTATGCACTCTCATTCATGTTTTTGGGAAGAATTCTATTATCTACCGCGCCTCATCTAGGCTCTACAGGTTTATTTGGCTCTGCTCACATCTACTCTATGTTAGGCATGCTTGGTGTTGTTATCGGTTACGGAATGTACCAGCCGGCTGCTTACGCAGCAGTTAAAAAATTTACAAATGAAAATACCGCGGCAATGGGTTATGCAATGCTCTATGCATTGATGAACCTTGGCGGATTTTTGCCTGGACTAATTTCTCCTCCGATCAGAAGAGCTTCAAGTATTCTTGGTGTCTTTTGGGTATATGTAGGGCTTACAGTTGCCGGAATTGCTGTCGTTTATTTTATTATGACGAAAAAAGCAATTGCCAAAGCTACAGAAATAGCAGCTAAAGAAAAGAATATTGATCAGAAAGAAGATGAAGATGAACTTGCTAAAATGACAGCAAAAGAGAAATTAAAATTCTATCTAAAAAATTTTCCGTTAAAAGATAAACGGTTTCTGTTCTTCATCTTTGCTTTGATACCTGTACAAACTTTATTCGCTCACAATTGGCTTACGATACCGCAATATACAAGTAGGGCATTCGCGGGATTTGTGAAAGACAATTTTGAATTCTTTGTAAATCTTAATCCGATTTTGATTTTTATTCTAACTCCAATGATCGCGGCACTTACATCGAAAAAGAATGCTTACACAATGATGATCATTGGGACTTTTGTAATGGCTTCTCCAACTTTTATTCTTGCGTTAGGACCGAACTTAAATACGTTAATCGCTTACATAATTATTATGACCATCGGTGAAGCGATGTGGCAGCCTAGATTTTTACAATGGGTTGCTGAAATTGCACCGAGGAACATGACGGGTATTTATATGGGCATCGGACAATTTCCATGGTTCCTCACAAAAGTTGTTACAAGTCTTTATTCCGGTTGGTTCTTAATGCATTATTGTCCTTCTCCAGAGCAAACACCTTCTGTACCAATGAATACGGAATTTATGTGGCTCATCTACGGTTTTATTGCAATTTTGTCGCCGGTATTCTTGATCATTGGGCGTAAATGGATGATGAAAGGATTTAAAACTAAACACGCTGAATAA
- a CDS encoding metalloenzyme: MHSTIMVFIDGVGIGKEDYQNNPFFKYGFKTFSEIFGTIPHLGNQKLKGENAFFFPVDPLMGIPEIPLSGTGQTAIFCGVNASKIIGKHFGPYPYSTLVPIIKEKNIFLEFMKRKKKVAFANAYPKVFFDYVNSGRRRLSVTTLSCILNGMKLNKISDLHKGNALSAEIDNRRLVERMNYKLPIIKAETAANRLLRIGSKNHFTLFEIFHTDHLGHGRNIEWLEYTTGVLDRFLYHLITNLTKEMTLVVCSDHGNFEDLSIKMHTLNPAIGISAGKNAEFLSKKIKKLYDIKPAIMEMYD, translated from the coding sequence TTGCATTCAACGATAATGGTATTCATAGACGGAGTCGGAATCGGGAAAGAAGATTATCAGAATAATCCTTTTTTCAAATACGGATTCAAAACATTCTCCGAAATATTTGGTACAATACCACATCTGGGCAATCAGAAGTTAAAAGGCGAAAATGCTTTTTTCTTTCCGGTAGATCCTCTTATGGGTATTCCCGAAATACCATTAAGCGGAACAGGTCAAACAGCGATATTTTGTGGAGTGAATGCATCGAAAATTATAGGGAAGCACTTTGGTCCATATCCGTATTCTACATTGGTGCCGATTATAAAAGAAAAAAATATTTTTCTGGAATTCATGAAAAGAAAAAAGAAAGTTGCATTTGCCAATGCATATCCCAAAGTATTTTTCGATTATGTTAATTCCGGCAGAAGACGATTAAGCGTAACAACATTAAGTTGTATATTGAACGGTATGAAGTTGAATAAAATATCCGATCTTCATAAAGGTAATGCACTCAGTGCAGAAATAGATAACCGGCGATTGGTTGAAAGGATGAATTATAAGTTACCGATCATCAAGGCGGAAACTGCAGCAAACAGACTTTTACGAATCGGTTCAAAAAATCATTTTACTCTTTTTGAAATCTTTCATACCGATCACTTAGGACACGGCAGAAATATTGAGTGGTTGGAATACACAACCGGTGTACTGGACCGTTTTCTTTATCACTTGATTACTAATCTGACAAAAGAGATGACTTTAGTTGTCTGTTCTGACCACGGAAATTTTGAGGATCTCTCAATAAAAATGCATACACTTAATCCAGCAATCGGAATTTCAGCTGGGAAAAATGCAGAATTCCTTTCCAAAAAGATTAAGAAATTGTATGATATAAAACCGGCAATTATGGAGATGTATGATTGA
- the dtd gene encoding D-aminoacyl-tRNA deacylase: MIALVQRVSEAFVTINNPEYFSEIKKGMVILLGVKEGDTYEDLSFVADKCSNLRIFSRRDPFNSGEDENEKMNLSLKDVDGEVLVISQFTLYGDARKGNRPSFIEAARPEIAEEMYNKFIQRMKSNLGDEKVKHGIFGAMMLVKIFNDGPVTIIVESKSEKRE, from the coding sequence ATGATTGCGTTGGTCCAACGAGTTTCTGAAGCTTTCGTAACGATTAATAATCCGGAATATTTCTCTGAAATAAAAAAAGGAATGGTAATTCTTCTCGGCGTCAAAGAAGGGGATACTTATGAGGATCTTTCATTCGTGGCTGATAAATGTTCTAATCTTAGAATATTTTCCCGAAGGGATCCCTTTAATTCGGGAGAAGATGAAAATGAGAAAATGAATCTCTCTTTGAAAGATGTTGATGGAGAAGTTCTTGTGATATCTCAATTTACATTATATGGCGATGCTAGAAAAGGAAACCGTCCTTCTTTTATAGAAGCCGCTCGTCCGGAAATTGCTGAAGAAATGTATAATAAATTTATTCAGCGGATGAAAAGTAATCTTGGCGATGAAAAAGTTAAACACGGAATATTCGGTGCGATGATGCTTGTGAAAATATTTAATGACGGTCCGGTCACTATCATTGTTGAATCAAAAAGTGAAAAGAGGGAGTAG